The following coding sequences lie in one Stigmatella aurantiaca genomic window:
- a CDS encoding sigma 54-interacting transcriptional regulator → MDFEKYQNLPTIILLRELIRKWWQADLTFADKHGVVQGWRGGAPPLPPHDFCRLSVLAPEGERRCSESLRSLHEKFKGNTRLRQALAQDCHLNFTLVGAPLYLDAEYEGMLFVQGLLRHPLEEQTALNLKSQLRELVPVASDLDRALARVPLLDAREMGKLSDLLELAIHEILRHEESTPPRDEPPAAPPPPSPGGSAFETLIGRSGPMREILKLMEKVAQSDSTVLINGESGTGKELVARALHQSGPRRDKSFVVQNCSAFNDNLLESALFGHTRGAFTGATRDKKGLFEVADGGTFFLDEVGDMSPALQVKLLRVLQEGTFLPVGGTHPREVDVRVIAATHKNLAELVQRGEFREDLYYRIHVIRLHLPPLRERREDLPVLIEHFLRKHHREGQRARGLEPEALPLLNAYHWPGNIRELENEIERLLVLGGDREWLPAALISPRIQEAVLPGGQAGPSWRATGKLPEAVEALEREMIQRGLARTQHNKSRLARELGISRSNLILKIARYGLARGPDEAGEED, encoded by the coding sequence ATGGATTTCGAGAAGTACCAGAATCTGCCCACCATCATCCTGCTCAGGGAGCTCATTCGCAAGTGGTGGCAAGCGGACCTGACCTTCGCGGACAAGCACGGGGTGGTGCAGGGCTGGCGCGGCGGAGCGCCTCCCCTGCCCCCGCATGATTTCTGCCGGCTGTCGGTGCTGGCCCCGGAGGGCGAGCGCCGGTGCAGTGAGTCCCTGCGCTCGCTGCACGAGAAGTTCAAGGGCAACACGCGGCTGCGGCAGGCGCTCGCCCAGGACTGCCACCTGAACTTCACCCTGGTGGGGGCGCCGCTCTACCTCGATGCCGAGTACGAGGGGATGCTCTTCGTCCAGGGGCTGCTCCGGCACCCCCTGGAGGAGCAGACGGCGCTGAACCTCAAGTCGCAACTGCGTGAACTGGTGCCGGTGGCCTCGGATCTGGATCGCGCCCTGGCGCGCGTGCCCTTGCTGGATGCGCGGGAGATGGGCAAGTTGTCGGACCTGCTGGAACTGGCCATCCACGAGATTCTCCGCCACGAGGAGTCCACGCCCCCAAGGGACGAGCCCCCGGCCGCGCCCCCGCCCCCCTCCCCGGGAGGCTCCGCGTTCGAGACGCTCATCGGCCGCTCGGGACCGATGCGGGAGATCCTCAAGTTGATGGAGAAGGTGGCCCAGTCAGACTCCACCGTGCTCATCAACGGCGAGTCCGGCACCGGCAAGGAGCTGGTGGCGCGCGCCCTCCACCAGAGCGGCCCCCGGAGGGACAAGTCCTTCGTCGTCCAGAACTGCTCGGCCTTCAACGACAACCTCCTGGAGAGCGCCCTGTTCGGCCACACCCGGGGGGCGTTCACCGGGGCCACGCGGGACAAGAAGGGCCTCTTCGAGGTGGCCGACGGGGGCACGTTCTTCCTGGACGAGGTGGGCGACATGTCCCCGGCGCTCCAGGTCAAGCTGCTGCGCGTGCTCCAGGAGGGCACCTTCCTGCCCGTGGGCGGCACCCACCCCCGCGAGGTGGATGTGCGCGTCATCGCCGCCACCCACAAGAACCTGGCGGAGCTCGTCCAGCGGGGGGAGTTCCGCGAGGACCTCTACTACCGCATCCACGTCATCCGGCTGCACCTGCCCCCCTTGCGTGAGCGGCGCGAGGACCTGCCCGTGCTCATCGAGCACTTCCTGCGCAAGCACCACCGCGAGGGCCAGCGCGCCCGGGGGCTGGAGCCCGAGGCCCTGCCGCTGCTCAACGCCTACCACTGGCCGGGCAACATCCGCGAGCTGGAGAATGAAATCGAGCGGCTGCTGGTGCTCGGCGGGGACCGGGAGTGGCTGCCCGCGGCGCTCATCTCCCCGCGCATCCAGGAGGCGGTGCTGCCCGGCGGCCAGGCGGGCCCCTCCTGGCGGGCCACCGGCAAGCTGCCCGAGGCGGTGGAGGCCCTGGAGCGGGAGATGATTCAGCGCGGGCTGGCGCGCACCCAGCACAACAAGAGCCGGCTGGCGCGGGAGCTGGGCATCAGCCGCTCCAACCTCATCTTGAAGATCGCCCGGTACGGGCTGGCCCGGGGACCGGACGAGGCCGGAGAGGAAGACTGA
- a CDS encoding TIGR02269 family lipoprotein, which produces MLVCWALLACAASAPSAQQQAHETPGILSTWEQAEEEEACEEEDVCITFVCIEDECGVYRCEDLERAPVLLAYRGGIIAAPGSSPRRNWRSPQKRPGDALPVAIIPWRFHDRRELLPSELERLKIRNPIKHHLFPQQPSLARWFKQKGINIHEHTMVVEREVHDRIHRGRQGGAWNAAWREFRRSHDSATEAQIWEHALKLVSRFELAGPLVPYHWQIGPQPVPRNAK; this is translated from the coding sequence ATGCTGGTGTGCTGGGCCTTGCTGGCATGCGCGGCCTCTGCCCCATCCGCCCAGCAACAGGCCCACGAGACACCGGGCATCCTGAGCACGTGGGAACAGGCGGAGGAAGAAGAAGCATGCGAAGAGGAAGACGTATGCATCACATTCGTGTGCATCGAAGACGAGTGCGGGGTCTATCGCTGCGAGGACCTTGAGAGAGCACCTGTTCTCCTCGCTTATCGGGGCGGCATCATCGCTGCTCCTGGCAGCAGTCCTCGGCGAAATTGGAGAAGCCCGCAGAAACGCCCAGGGGATGCACTGCCCGTGGCCATCATCCCCTGGCGTTTTCATGACCGGCGGGAGCTTCTTCCCAGTGAGCTGGAACGGCTCAAGATCCGCAACCCCATCAAACACCACCTCTTTCCTCAGCAGCCCTCGCTCGCCCGGTGGTTCAAACAAAAAGGCATCAATATTCACGAACACACGATGGTGGTCGAAAGGGAAGTCCACGATCGGATTCACCGGGGCCGCCAGGGAGGCGCCTGGAATGCAGCGTGGCGCGAGTTTAGGAGATCCCATGACAGCGCAACCGAGGCCCAGATTTGGGAGCACGCCCTGAAGCTCGTCTCCCGTTTCGAACTCGCGGGCCCCCTCGTTCCCTACCATTGGCAAATCGGCCCCCAGCCGGTCCCTCGCAACGCAAAGTGA
- the typA gene encoding translational GTPase TypA, whose protein sequence is MIARENIRNVAIVAHVDHGKTTLVDHMLRQAGIFRTNEAVVERVMDSNDLEREKGITILAKNTAVSYKGTQINIIDTPGHADFGGEVERGLRLVDGVILLVDAAEGPLPQTRFVLGKALGMGLKTVLVINKIDRQDARAKEVLDQVYSLYIDLGADDTQLEFPVLYTIARQGQASLKLEEPGKTLDPLFSAILTHIPSPPKSDLETAQLLVANLDYDDYVGRLAVGRVQSGKLTPNMPVTVIREGGKLQPGKIVKLYGFSGLKRTEIQDAGPGEIVSIAGIEDISIGDTLADPNNPVALPRITVEEPTMMMIFRVNDGPLAGKEGKYVTSRNLRERLYRESYRNVAIRVEDTETPDAFKVVGRGELQLAVIIETMRREGYELTASNPEPVTKYVDGKLHEPMELMVCDVPENSVGVVTERLGPRKGRMVDMVQLGSGRTRLQFRIPARGLIGFRSEFLTITRGEGIMSSQFDGYEPWFGNIAKRSNGAMVSDRLGETVPYALFSIQERGYLFVEEGVTVYEGMIIGEHAHPSELNVNCCREKKLTNIRAAGRDENVILTPPREMGLEKALEWIADDELVEVTPKSIRMRKKALSSGDRYRAERDRKREERSDE, encoded by the coding sequence ATGATTGCTCGCGAAAACATCCGGAACGTCGCCATCGTCGCCCACGTTGACCATGGCAAGACCACACTCGTTGACCACATGCTCCGCCAGGCGGGCATCTTCCGCACCAATGAGGCGGTCGTTGAACGGGTGATGGACTCGAACGACCTCGAGCGCGAGAAGGGCATCACCATCCTCGCGAAGAACACGGCCGTGTCCTACAAGGGCACGCAGATCAACATCATCGACACGCCGGGCCACGCGGACTTCGGCGGCGAGGTGGAGCGCGGCCTGCGCCTGGTGGATGGCGTCATCCTCCTGGTGGACGCGGCCGAAGGCCCCCTGCCCCAGACGCGCTTCGTGCTCGGCAAGGCGCTGGGCATGGGGCTCAAGACGGTGCTGGTCATCAACAAGATCGACCGCCAGGACGCCCGGGCCAAGGAAGTGCTGGACCAGGTCTACTCGCTCTACATCGACCTGGGCGCGGATGACACGCAGCTCGAGTTCCCGGTGCTCTACACCATCGCGCGCCAGGGCCAGGCCTCGCTGAAGCTGGAGGAGCCGGGCAAGACGCTGGATCCCCTCTTCTCGGCGATCCTCACCCACATCCCGTCCCCGCCCAAGAGCGACCTGGAGACGGCGCAGCTCCTGGTGGCCAACCTGGACTACGACGACTACGTGGGCCGCCTCGCGGTGGGCCGCGTGCAGTCGGGCAAGCTGACCCCGAACATGCCGGTGACGGTGATTCGCGAGGGCGGCAAGCTGCAGCCGGGGAAGATCGTCAAGCTGTACGGCTTCTCGGGCCTGAAGCGCACGGAGATCCAGGACGCGGGCCCCGGCGAGATTGTCTCCATCGCGGGCATCGAGGACATCTCCATCGGCGACACCCTCGCCGACCCGAACAACCCCGTGGCGCTGCCGCGCATCACCGTGGAAGAGCCCACGATGATGATGATCTTCCGGGTGAACGACGGGCCGCTGGCGGGCAAGGAGGGCAAGTACGTCACCTCCCGTAACCTGCGCGAGCGCCTGTACCGCGAGTCCTACCGCAACGTGGCGATCCGCGTGGAGGACACCGAGACGCCGGACGCCTTCAAGGTGGTGGGCCGCGGTGAGCTCCAGCTGGCGGTCATCATCGAGACGATGCGCCGCGAGGGCTACGAGCTGACGGCCTCGAACCCGGAGCCGGTGACGAAGTACGTCGACGGCAAGCTCCACGAGCCGATGGAGCTGATGGTGTGCGACGTGCCCGAGAACAGCGTGGGCGTCGTCACGGAGCGGCTGGGGCCCCGCAAGGGCCGCATGGTGGACATGGTGCAGCTGGGCTCGGGCCGCACGCGGCTCCAGTTCCGCATCCCGGCGCGCGGGCTCATCGGGTTCCGCTCGGAGTTCCTCACGATTACGCGCGGTGAGGGCATCATGAGCAGCCAGTTCGACGGCTACGAGCCGTGGTTCGGCAACATCGCCAAGCGCAGCAACGGGGCGATGGTCTCCGACCGCCTGGGCGAGACGGTGCCCTACGCGCTGTTCAGCATCCAGGAGCGCGGCTACCTCTTCGTGGAGGAGGGCGTGACGGTGTACGAGGGGATGATCATCGGCGAGCACGCCCACCCCTCGGAGCTGAACGTCAACTGCTGCCGCGAGAAGAAGCTGACGAACATCCGCGCCGCGGGCCGTGACGAGAACGTCATCCTCACCCCGCCGCGGGAGATGGGGCTGGAGAAGGCGCTGGAGTGGATCGCCGACGACGAGCTGGTGGAGGTGACGCCCAAGTCGATCCGCATGCGCAAGAAGGCGCTGTCCTCGGGCGACCGCTACCGCGCCGAGCGTGACCGCAAGCGCGAAGAGCGCAGCGACGAGTAA
- a CDS encoding alpha/beta fold hydrolase — protein MGRFFRQDFLPLADGTRIYYQLLGEPRGDAPAMVLCDGLGCDGFAWKYLAPYLARHHRVLRWHYRGHGRSSVPRDLARLGMLYTCDDLARLMDATGLRQAVLFGHSIGVQVALEFHRRHARRVKGLVLICGSYGNPLDTFHDSTVLKRLFPLLRRTVERYPRPAARLVRAVLSTELAMQVAILVELNRERIARQDMVPYFKHLASMDPVVFVRTLESMAQHSARDHLPYVDVPTLIIGGGRDKFTPVRLSREMARDIPGAELLLLPQGTHTVPLEYRDTVELQVGRFLQGRLGLSPPPGTRG, from the coding sequence ATGGGACGCTTTTTCCGCCAGGACTTCCTCCCGCTCGCCGATGGGACGCGGATCTACTACCAGCTGCTGGGCGAGCCCCGCGGGGACGCGCCCGCGATGGTGCTCTGTGACGGGCTGGGCTGCGACGGCTTCGCCTGGAAGTACCTGGCCCCCTACCTCGCGCGGCACCACCGGGTGCTGCGCTGGCACTACCGGGGCCATGGCCGCTCCAGCGTGCCCCGGGACCTGGCCCGCCTGGGCATGCTCTACACCTGTGACGACCTGGCCCGGCTGATGGACGCCACGGGCCTGCGGCAGGCGGTGCTCTTCGGGCACTCCATTGGCGTGCAGGTGGCCCTGGAGTTCCACCGCCGCCATGCGCGCCGCGTGAAGGGGCTGGTGCTCATCTGCGGCAGCTACGGCAACCCGCTGGACACCTTCCACGACTCCACCGTCCTCAAGCGCCTCTTCCCGCTGCTGCGCCGCACGGTGGAGCGCTACCCCCGGCCCGCCGCCCGGCTGGTGCGCGCGGTGCTGAGCACCGAGCTGGCCATGCAGGTGGCCATCCTGGTGGAGCTCAACCGGGAGCGCATCGCCCGCCAGGACATGGTCCCCTACTTCAAGCACCTGGCCTCCATGGATCCGGTGGTGTTCGTGCGGACGCTGGAGTCCATGGCCCAGCACAGCGCCAGGGATCACCTGCCCTACGTGGACGTGCCCACGCTCATCATCGGCGGAGGGCGGGACAAGTTCACCCCCGTGCGGCTGTCCCGGGAGATGGCCCGGGACATCCCCGGGGCCGAGCTGCTGCTCCTGCCGCAGGGCACCCACACCGTCCCCCTGGAATACCGGGACACCGTGGAGCTGCAAGTAGGCCGCTTCCTCCAGGGGCGGCTGGGCCTGTCCCCGCCCCCTGGGACAAGGGGGTAG
- a CDS encoding cation diffusion facilitator family transporter: protein MTTSAHPPGKTKHGHGGGHDHDHHGHDHSHGHGHGHGPSGRPSQLADERRKDRKRLLFALVLTATIALAEAVGGYLTNSLALMSDAGHMLTDISALALSLLALWFAGKPADLKKTYGYYRMEILSALFNGMLLLGLTAVIVYEAWQRFREPAPVQLGPMAVVALVGLAANLAALGFLHRTHSMNVRGAFLHVLGDALSSVGVLVGAGIMALTGWYVVDPLISILISIVIVVGAIRLVRDAVDVLLEAVPAHVDLESVKTLLMQVRGVSAVHDLHVWTISSGLYALSAHLVVADPRVCNNDEILSSVKHELFDRFGIDHTTIQIESETYAHLGEVH, encoded by the coding sequence GTGACTACATCAGCACACCCGCCTGGCAAGACGAAGCACGGGCATGGCGGAGGGCATGACCATGATCACCACGGCCATGACCACTCACACGGCCATGGCCACGGGCATGGGCCGTCCGGCAGGCCCTCTCAACTGGCGGACGAGCGGCGCAAGGACCGCAAGCGGCTGCTGTTCGCGCTGGTGCTGACGGCCACCATCGCGCTGGCGGAGGCGGTGGGCGGCTACCTCACCAACTCGCTGGCGCTGATGTCCGACGCGGGCCACATGCTGACGGACATCTCCGCGCTGGCGCTGAGCCTGCTGGCGCTGTGGTTCGCGGGCAAGCCGGCGGACCTGAAGAAGACCTACGGCTACTACCGGATGGAGATCCTCAGCGCGCTCTTCAACGGCATGCTGCTCTTGGGGCTCACGGCGGTCATCGTCTACGAGGCCTGGCAGCGCTTCCGCGAGCCCGCGCCGGTGCAGCTCGGGCCCATGGCGGTGGTGGCGCTCGTGGGCCTGGCGGCGAACCTGGCCGCGCTGGGCTTCCTGCACCGCACGCACTCCATGAACGTGCGCGGCGCGTTCCTCCACGTGCTGGGGGATGCGCTGTCCAGCGTGGGGGTGCTCGTGGGCGCCGGCATCATGGCGCTGACGGGCTGGTACGTGGTGGATCCGCTCATCTCCATCCTCATCTCCATCGTCATCGTCGTGGGCGCCATCCGGCTGGTGCGTGACGCGGTGGATGTGCTGCTGGAGGCGGTGCCCGCGCACGTGGACCTGGAGTCGGTGAAGACGCTGCTGATGCAGGTGCGCGGGGTGAGCGCCGTGCATGACTTGCACGTGTGGACCATCTCCAGCGGGCTGTACGCGCTCTCGGCGCATCTGGTGGTGGCCGACCCCAGGGTGTGCAACAACGATGAGATTCTCTCGTCGGTGAAGCACGAGCTGTTCGACCGCTTCGGCATCGATCACACCACCATCCAGATCGAAAGCGAGACGTACGCCCACCTGGGCGAGGTGCACTGA